GCGATGCCCGCCTTCTCGTACGGCACGGCCACGTCCGCGTCAACGGCCGGCGGGTGACCATCCCTTCCTATCGCGTGGGCGTCGGGGACGTCGTGGCGGTGGCGGAGAAGAGCCGCAAGTCCGAGCGCGTGCTGACCGCCATGGAAGGGGCCCAGAGGCGCGGCGTGCCTGACTGGATCGAGGTGGACCGGGAGAATTTCTCCGGCACGGTCAGGATGCTCCCGAGCCGCGGCGACATCACAACGCCCATCAACGAGAAGCTCATCGTTGAGTTGTATTCCAAGTAACCGGCGGTGAACCGTGTTGGAGATCCCATGTCGAAGCACTGGAGTGAACTGATCAAGCCGGAAGGCATCGAGGTTGACGAGAAGAGCCTGGACTCGACCTATGGGAAGTTTGTCGGCGAACCCTTCGAACGAGGCTTCGGCCAGACCATCGGCAACAGTCTGCGCCGCATCCTGCTCTCGTCACTCAGGGGTGCCGCCATTACTTCCGTACAGATCGAGAACGCCCTGCATGAGTTTTCCACCATCCCGGGCGCCACGGAAGACGTCTCCGAGATCATCCTGAACCTCAAGGAGGTGCGCCTCAAGCTGCACGATACCGACCGTGAGGTCGTTCGTATCGAAGCAACGGGGCCCAAGGAGGTGTTGGCCGGGGATATCATCCGGAGCGCGCAGGTGGAGGTGCTCAACCCGGATCACCGCATCGCGTTCCTTTCCAAGGAAGGACGCCTGAACGCCAACATGGTGGTGCGCGGGGGTCAGGGATACGTGCCCGCGGAGCGTAACCGGGAAGAGGAACTGCCCGTCGACACGATCTTCATGGATGCCGTGTTCTCACCGATCCGCAAGGTCAACTTCACGGTGACCAATGCCCGGGTCGGCCAACGCACGGACTACGACAAGCTGGTTCTGGAAGTGTGGACGGACGGCAGCGAGAAGCCCGAGGATGCGCTCGCGTACGCCGCGCGAATCCTGCAAGACCAGGTTGCCATCTTCGCCGAGTTCGCCGAAGGACCGCAGATGGCGGAGGTCGAGGCGGTGACTGAGGCCGGTACGCTCAACGAGAACCTCTTCCGCGCGGTGGAGGACCTGGAGTTCTCCGTCCGGGCGCAGAACTGCCTGCAGAACGCCAACTTGAAGTACATCGGCGAGTTGGTGCAGAAGAGCGAGCAGGAGATGCTCAAGACGAAGAATTTCGGGCGGAAGTCTCTCAACGAGATCAAGGAGTTGCTCGGCGAGCTGGGGCTGGAGTTGGGAATGAAGCTGGACCACTTCCCGAGCCGCGAAGAGCTGGAGGCCCGCAAGCAGGCCGAGCAGAAGGAGACAGCGTAGGCCATGCGGCACTTGAAGACCGGCAGAAAGCTGAACCGTAGCGCGAGCCACCGGCACGCCCTGTGGCGCAACATGGCCACGTCGCTGCTGCGGCACGACCGCATCACGACCACGGATGCCAAGGCCAAGGAGCTGAGGCGGTGGGCCGATTGGCTGATCACCCTCGGCAAGGACGGAAGCCTCCACGCCCGTCGCCAGGCGCTGGCTTTCGTTCAGGACAAGGCCGTCGTGGCCCGTTTGTTCAACGAGTTGGGGCCGCGCTTTCAGGAGCGTCACGGAGGCTATACCCGCGTCGTCAAGGTGGGTCGCCGTCGGGGCGACGCCGCGCCGCTGTCCATCATCGAGTTGATACCGGCCTCCGGCGACGCCGCTGTCGAGGCGACGGAGGGAAGCGACGCGACCGGCGAATCGTCCACGACGAGCGGAACCTGAGGGTAGTTCCTCGTCGCCGTGCGCCGCGGGCACGGCCGTGCCCATCGGCCAACCCCCACAGCGCGTGGTGAATGGGTGTCTATGGCCAACCATCGAAAGGCGACGGTCCGCGGTAGCGTCTACTTCAGCCGCGGGCAGCTCTTCGGCGTAGCGTCGCTCTTCGTCGGCGCGGCCGCCGTCATCTTCTTCTTCGGCATCCTCATCGGACAGAGCATCGAGGAGCGCAAGCTCGTGCGCAAGGGGGACGCCGGGGTCACGGTGCCGGTCAACCCGGCTGCGCCCGGCGACGACCAGGAGATGACCTTCTACGAAACGTTGACGCAACAGCCCCCGCCCAAGGCCGGCGTCCCCGCCGCGCAGACCCCGCCCGCCGACGACGGCAAGACTCCATGGACCGTGCAGGTGGCCGCCGCCGACACCCGGGCACGGGCGGACAGAATGGCGGCGGAGCTCAAGAAGCGCGGCTATGATTCGTATGTCACCTCCGGGCAACTCAACCGCAAGACCTTCTACCGGGTCCGGGTGGGGCGGTACCGAAGCCGCCAGGAGGCCATGGTCGAGCTTCAGCGGCTCAAGAAGGACAAGTACGACCCGATGATCATGGGGACCCAATGAACATCCAGCAAGCCATAACCCGCTTGGTGGACGGCGCCAACCTCGGCGAGCCGGAGATGGTGGACGTCATGAACCAAGTCATGACGGGAGAGGCGACGCCGATCCAGGTGGCCGGATTTCTGACCGCGTTGCGCATCCAGGGCGAGACCGTGGAGGAGGTGACGGGCGCCGCCCGGGTGATGCGCGAGAAGGCGTTGCACGTCGAGGCGGGCCCGGGCTGTGTGCTGGACACCTGCGGCACCGGCGGCGACGGCAAGAACACCTTCAACATCTCCACGACGGTGGCGTTCGTGGTGGCGGCCGCGGGCATCACCGTGGCCAAGCATGGCAACCGCGCCGTCTCCAGCGGTTCCGGCAGCGCGGACGTACTGGCCGAGCTCGGGGTGAAGATCGACGTTCCCAAGGAAACGGTGGAACGCTGCCTGCGCGAGGTCGGGCTGGGTTTCCTGTTCGCGCCGATGATGCACGAGGCCATGAAGTACGCCGTGGCGCCGCGCCGCGAGCTCGGCATACGGACCATCTTCAACCTCCTGGGCCCCCTCACCAACCCGGCCAGGGCCAGTCATCAACTCCTCGGCATCTATGACGGCGCGCTTATCGGGACCGTGGCGCAGGTCCTCGGCAACCTCGGCAGTCGACGCGCCATGGTGGTGCACGGCGACGAAGGCCTCGATGAGATCTCGCTGGGAGGCCCCACGTCGGTGGCGGAGTGGAAGGACGGAGCGGTTGCGCGCTATACGCTCGATCCCGGGGAGTTCGGTTTCGAGAAGTGCCCGGCGGAGGGGCTGACCGCCGCCGACCCGGCGGATTGCGCCGCCATCGTCACGGCGGTCCTGAAGGGCGAACCCGGGCCGGCGCGGGACGTGGTGCTGCTCAACAGCGGCGCGGCCCTGTGCGTGAGCGAGCGCACGGATACCATCACCCAAGGCATCGACGTGGCGCGGGAGTGCATCGATTCGGGAGCCGCGATGGGAAAGCTCGAACACCTGATCCGCCTGACCAATGAAACATAACGGCGCCCAGCCTCCCAGCAACGATATTCTCCAACGGATCGCCGCGCACGTCCGCGCGGAGCTCGAAACACGCCGCCACGAACACCCGGTGAAGGCGCTGATGGACCGCGCGCTCTACCATGAACCGCGCCGCGGCTTCCGCGAGGCGCTGTCCCGCCCCGCCCGGCACGTCATCGCCGAGGTGAAGCGGGCGTCGCCGTCCCAAGGGCTGATCCGCGAGGACTTCGACCCCGTCGGCATCGCCACCCGTTATGAAGCCAGTGGGGCCACGGCCGTTTCGGTGGTGACCGAGGAGCGCTTCTTCGAGGGCTCGCTGCTGTACCTTTCGGAGATCCGGGAGAAGGTCGCCCTGCCCCTCCTCAGGAAAGATTTCGTGCTCGACCCCTACCAGCTCGTGGAGGCGCGCGCCTTTGGCGCGGACGCCGTTCTGCTGATCGCCGCCATGCTCGACGACGGCGCCGTGGAATCCCTGCACGCCGAAGCGCGCTCCCTGGCCCTGGACGTTCTGGTGGAGGTGCACTCGGAGCGCGAGCTGGATACGGCCCTGAGAATCGGCGCCTCCATCATCGGCATCAACAACCGCGACCTGCGCACCTTCGAGGTGGATCTCGCGGTCGCCGAGACGCTCCTGCCCCGGATACCGCCGGACGTTGTCGCGGTATGCGAGAGCGGCATCAAGGACGTGGCCCATGTCGAGCGCATCGAGGCCGCCGGCGGCCGGGCGTTCCTCGTGGGCGAGACCCTGATGCGCGCCCCGGACCCGGGCGCCAAGCTCGCGGAGCTTCTCGGAACGGCCGCCGCCCATGGTCAAGGTTAAGATCTGCGGCGTCACCAACGCCGAGGATGCGTTCAAGGCGGTGGAGTACGGCGCCGATGCGTTGGGCTTCAACTTCTATCCGCCCAGTCCCCGCTACATCGAGCCGGAAGCCGCCGCCGCGATCCTCCGGGATCTGCCCGCCGGGCTCTGCACCGCCGGACTCTTCGTCAACGAGTCGCGGCAACACGTGAAGACCGTGCTCCGATCCTGCCGGTCAAAGGGCGGCGCCGGCCTCACCGCCGTGCAGTTCCACGGCGACGAGGAGCGCGACTACTGCGCCCGCTGGCCGCTCAAGGTGATCAAGGCGTTCCGCGTGCGCGACCCGGAGACCCTGGGGCAAATCGGTGAGTATCCGGTGGACTACTACCTGCTCGACTCCTGGAGCGCGGGCTTCGGCGGCTCGGGCGCCGCGTTCACCTGGAGCTGGTTGACGGTCCCCCTGGCGCGGCCGGTCATTCTCGCCGGCGGGCTTGGCGTTGACAACGTGAGCACGGCGGTGCGCGAACTCGAACCCTTCGGCGTGGACGTGTGCACCGGCGTCGAAGCCGCTCCGGGCCGCAAGGACCACCCGCGCATGAAAGAGTTCATCGCGGCGGCCAAGGCGGCGTGAGCCCGTCGTGAACGCCTATCGGAAGAGTCTCGATCTCATTTTCAATCTGAGCGGCCGCGAGACCGACCTGCGGCACGACCTGCGGCTCGAACGCGTGTCCGCGGCCCTGGCGCTCTTCGACAATCCCCAGCACCGCTTCTGCGTCTGTCACGTCGCCGGGACCAACGGCAAGGGCTCCACCGCGGCGATGATCCACGCCGTCCTTTCGGCTCAGGGTCATCGCGTGGGCCTCTACACCTCGCCTCACCTGGAGGCGTTCACCGAACGCATCCGTGTCGGCAGGCGGCCCATCCCTCAGGCCGCGGTGACCTCCCTGGTGCGGGAGGTCGCCGAAAAGACACGGCAAGCCTCCATCGCGCTCACGTTCTTCGAGTTCGTCACGGTCATGGCTTTCCTGCACTTCGCGCGGCAAGAGGTGGACGCGGCGGTGGTGGAGGTGGGGCTGGGCGGCAGGCTGGATGCCACCAACGTCGTCCGGCCGAGCGTATGCGTGGTGACGACGATCTCCCGGGACCACGAACGTTTCCTCGGCACGCGCATCGGAGATATCGCGCGGGAGAAGGGCGGCATCATCAAGACCGGAGTCCCGGTGGTGTTCGGCGCCTTGCCGCCGGCCGCCAAACGCATGCTCCACCGCATCGCGCGCGAACGGGAAGCGCCGATCCGCGAGTGGCGCAAGGATTTCTCGGTCGTGCTGCGCCTGCCGGACCGGTTCGACTACCACGGCCGGGAGTGGCGCCTGGAAGGCTTGCGCCTGGGCTTGCGCGGCGAGTATCAACGGCATAACGCGGGGGTCGCCTTGGCGGCGCTGGAAATCCTGAACGCGGTCCTGCCCGTGAGCGCGAAGGCGGTCCGCCGCGGACTGGCTTCGGTGCGCTGGCCGGGGCGCTTCGAGCTTCTGCCGGGAATCCCCCCGGTGCTGCTGGACGGGGCCCACAATCCGGGCGGGGTCGAGACCTTGGTGGACGAAGTCCGGGGTCTCTTCGGCGACCGCAAGGTGCGCCTCTTGTTCGCCAGCATGGGGGACAAGGGCTGGCGGTCCATGCTGCGGGCGCTCTGCGCCGTGTCCCGGGAAGTGGTGTTGACTCGCAACCCGTCTCCGCGGGGGGCGGCGCCGGAGGCCCTCCGCGCGGCGGTGCCGCGGGGGCTGCCGGTGACGGTGACGGAAGATCCCGCCGAGGCCATCGCCAGGCTGATGAAGGACCGCCGGCGGCACGATGATCCGATTCTGGTGGCGGGGTCCTTGTACCTCGTGGGCGCGGTGCGCGCGGTCGTGTTGCGCCGTCGGCGCGACCAGGCCGCCGCCACCGTGACGCGGGACAACGCGAGCGCGGCCGGGAGGGGTCCGCGCCGATAGGGCCGCGCGGCGGCCCGGTGCGAGTCGACGGCATCGATCATGCTTCTGTGGCGTTCATCTCCGTGGCGTTCATCCATGGCGGCGTGGGCGGCGGCGTGCTGGTGGACCTTCCTCCCCGTCGCGCTCGTTCACGCCCAGTCTCCGGACGTCGGTGAACCCATCGAGGTGTCGGCGGAAGACACCATCGAGGCGACCCCTCACACGATCCGGGCGCGCGGCAGCGTCGAGATCCGGCGGGGCGCGACGGTCTTCGGGGCCGACGCGGTGGATCTCGACCACGCGCGGCGCACGCTGCGGGCGCAAGGATCGGTACGGCTCGACGATCCCCGGTACCGGCTTCGGGCCACCGAGCTGGAGATGAACCTCGACGACGAGACCGCCACGATTCTCGACGCGGAAGTGTTCGTCGAGGAGGGGCGCATCCGTCTCGGCGGCAGCCGGGTGGAGAAGTTCACCGGGCAGACCTACGAGATCCGGGACGGACGCTTCACCACCTGTCTGTGCGAGGAAGGCGCTTCGCCGTGGCGCATCGCCGCCGGGAGGCTGCGCCTGGAGGAGGGCGCGAAGACGGTGGTGAACGACGCCACCTTCTACGTGTACGACGTCCCGGTCCTGTATCTGCCTTACGCGTCATTTCCCTACCTCACGGAGCGCACCACCGGCCTCCTGGTCCCTTCCTTCGGCTGGTCCCGCCGCGACGGGTTCCTCTACCGGCAACCGTTCTTCTGGGCGCTGGACAAGAGCAATGACGCCACCCTCGATCTCGCCGTCGAGTCCAGGGCGCGCGTCGGCCTGAGCGCGCAGTATCGCACCGTCCTGGGCCGGACCACCGCCGCCCGGTTGAATCTCTCCTACTTCAACGAGCGCATGCGC
The nucleotide sequence above comes from Deltaproteobacteria bacterium. Encoded proteins:
- a CDS encoding DNA-directed RNA polymerase subunit alpha; its protein translation is MSKHWSELIKPEGIEVDEKSLDSTYGKFVGEPFERGFGQTIGNSLRRILLSSLRGAAITSVQIENALHEFSTIPGATEDVSEIILNLKEVRLKLHDTDREVVRIEATGPKEVLAGDIIRSAQVEVLNPDHRIAFLSKEGRLNANMVVRGGQGYVPAERNREEELPVDTIFMDAVFSPIRKVNFTVTNARVGQRTDYDKLVLEVWTDGSEKPEDALAYAARILQDQVAIFAEFAEGPQMAEVEAVTEAGTLNENLFRAVEDLEFSVRAQNCLQNANLKYIGELVQKSEQEMLKTKNFGRKSLNEIKELLGELGLELGMKLDHFPSREELEARKQAEQKETA
- a CDS encoding SPOR domain-containing protein, giving the protein MANHRKATVRGSVYFSRGQLFGVASLFVGAAAVIFFFGILIGQSIEERKLVRKGDAGVTVPVNPAAPGDDQEMTFYETLTQQPPPKAGVPAAQTPPADDGKTPWTVQVAAADTRARADRMAAELKKRGYDSYVTSGQLNRKTFYRVRVGRYRSRQEAMVELQRLKKDKYDPMIMGTQ
- a CDS encoding bifunctional folylpolyglutamate synthase/dihydrofolate synthase; the encoded protein is MNAYRKSLDLIFNLSGRETDLRHDLRLERVSAALALFDNPQHRFCVCHVAGTNGKGSTAAMIHAVLSAQGHRVGLYTSPHLEAFTERIRVGRRPIPQAAVTSLVREVAEKTRQASIALTFFEFVTVMAFLHFARQEVDAAVVEVGLGGRLDATNVVRPSVCVVTTISRDHERFLGTRIGDIAREKGGIIKTGVPVVFGALPPAAKRMLHRIAREREAPIREWRKDFSVVLRLPDRFDYHGREWRLEGLRLGLRGEYQRHNAGVALAALEILNAVLPVSAKAVRRGLASVRWPGRFELLPGIPPVLLDGAHNPGGVETLVDEVRGLFGDRKVRLLFASMGDKGWRSMLRALCAVSREVVLTRNPSPRGAAPEALRAAVPRGLPVTVTEDPAEAIARLMKDRRRHDDPILVAGSLYLVGAVRAVVLRRRRDQAAATVTRDNASAAGRGPRR
- the trpC gene encoding indole-3-glycerol phosphate synthase TrpC, which produces MKHNGAQPPSNDILQRIAAHVRAELETRRHEHPVKALMDRALYHEPRRGFREALSRPARHVIAEVKRASPSQGLIREDFDPVGIATRYEASGATAVSVVTEERFFEGSLLYLSEIREKVALPLLRKDFVLDPYQLVEARAFGADAVLLIAAMLDDGAVESLHAEARSLALDVLVEVHSERELDTALRIGASIIGINNRDLRTFEVDLAVAETLLPRIPPDVVAVCESGIKDVAHVERIEAAGGRAFLVGETLMRAPDPGAKLAELLGTAAAHGQG
- the trpD gene encoding anthranilate phosphoribosyltransferase; its protein translation is MNIQQAITRLVDGANLGEPEMVDVMNQVMTGEATPIQVAGFLTALRIQGETVEEVTGAARVMREKALHVEAGPGCVLDTCGTGGDGKNTFNISTTVAFVVAAAGITVAKHGNRAVSSGSGSADVLAELGVKIDVPKETVERCLREVGLGFLFAPMMHEAMKYAVAPRRELGIRTIFNLLGPLTNPARASHQLLGIYDGALIGTVAQVLGNLGSRRAMVVHGDEGLDEISLGGPTSVAEWKDGAVARYTLDPGEFGFEKCPAEGLTAADPADCAAIVTAVLKGEPGPARDVVLLNSGAALCVSERTDTITQGIDVARECIDSGAAMGKLEHLIRLTNET
- a CDS encoding phosphoribosylanthranilate isomerase, which gives rise to MVKVKICGVTNAEDAFKAVEYGADALGFNFYPPSPRYIEPEAAAAILRDLPAGLCTAGLFVNESRQHVKTVLRSCRSKGGAGLTAVQFHGDEERDYCARWPLKVIKAFRVRDPETLGQIGEYPVDYYLLDSWSAGFGGSGAAFTWSWLTVPLARPVILAGGLGVDNVSTAVRELEPFGVDVCTGVEAAPGRKDHPRMKEFIAAAKAA